TCGCACAGCCTGCTGGAGCTGGTATTTCTGCGTGTTTCGCAGATTAACGGCTGTGCTTACTGCATCGATATGCACACCCAGGCGCTGCACAAAGCCGAGATGCCGTGGCACAAAATTGTGTTAACCCAGGTATGGCATGAATCGGGCGCGTTGTTTGATGCCCGGGAACAGGCCGCGCTGGCGTGGGCCGAGAGCCTGACGCTGATTGCCAGCCAGGGTGCACCGCAGGCGCTGTTTGAGCAAGTGAAAGCCGTGTTCAGCGATAAGGAGATTGTGGATCTCAACGTCGCGATTGGTTTGATGAATACCTATAACCGCCTGGCGATCAGTCTGAAAAAGTTACCCGACAGTGCCCCGCGTGATTGAAATTTCTTCTGACGGGCGCGCCAGCACGCGCCCAAATCTGTTATCACACAAATGTAACATTATTTTTACACAACATGGCGAAATATCGCGCAACATAAAAATCGCATAAAAAATCAATTTTCTTTAAATTCAATATTATCATCAAGTTAACATTAACCCGTTGGGGTTAGCTACGTTAAAACCTACACAACCACATCACAATGTCGCAACATGCATGTTTCCGTAACCGTCTGATTAAGGGATAAAAATCCCTTATGACAAGCGGGTTGATCCGATTAATTCTTATGCTGAATCATTTCTGCCTTTAAAAAATAAACAAACGTTTAATTCCGATACGAGAATGTTATATTCGAATGACTATGCATAACGTGCAGTTAACCGTTAGCACCCCCACGACTTAACCTGAGTCTTAACCTTTGAGAAACGGCGCGACGCGCTCGAAAGAAGCGTGGCTGTTTCGCCTGCGAACCTGTTGAACTTCAGGTCAACAGAAGAGGAGATGTCGCCTCATGAGCAAAACTGCGGTAAATCTGGCGCTGGCAGTAAGCGCCGCTGGCATGGATAGCGCAAACCTTCAGGAACGAAAAGACGTCGATGTGCTGTTGATTGGCGCTGGCGTCATGAGCGCTACGTTAGGCACCTGGTTGCAAGACCTGGAGCCGGATTGGTCTATTGAGATGGTCGAACGCCTGGCAACAGTGGCGGAAGAGTCGTCCAATGGCTGGAACAATGCCGGAACCGGTCATGCTGCACTGGCAGAGCTGAACTATACGCCGCAGAAGGCGGATGGCAGCATCGATATCGCGAAAGCGGTGGCGATTAACGAATCGTTCCAGATTTCCCGTCAGTTCTGGGCGTATCACGTTCAGAAAGGCAATCTGCGCAATCCGAAAAGCTTTATCCACAGTACGCCGCACATGAGCTTCGTCTGGGGCGACGACAACGTCGAATTCCTGCGCAAACGTTTCCAGGCACTGCAAAAAAGCACCCTGTTCCGTGGCATGGAATACTCAGAAGAACGCGATCAAATCACGCAGTGGATCCCCCTGGTGATGAATGGTCGCGACAAGAAACAGAAAGTGGCCGCGACCTGGACCGAAATGGGCACCGACGTGAACTTCGGTGAAGTGACGCGCCAGCTGATCGCCTCCCTGGAGAAGAAAGCCAATTTCCGCCTGCGTATGCGTCAGGAAGTGCGTGATATTAAACGCCTGAGTGATGGTCGCTGGCAGGTCACCCTGTTTAACCTCGACAGTGGTGAAAGCCGTCTGCTTACCGCCCGTCAGCTGTTTATCGGCGCTGGCGGCGCAGCGCTACCGCTGCTGCAAAAATCAGGCATCCCGGAAGTAAAAGGCTATGCCGGTTTCCCGGTCGGCGGTTCATTCCTGGTGACAGAGAACCCGGACGTGGTGCAGCAGCATATGGCGAAAGTCTATGGCAAAGCCTCGGTCGGCGCACCGCCGATGTCCGTACCGCACGTTGATACCCGCGTGCTGGATGGCAAACAGGTGCTGTTGTTTGGCCCCTTCGCTACTTTCTCTACCAAATTCCTCAAGCAAGGCTCGCTGCTGGATATGTTCGGCGCGATGAATGGCAGCAACCTGATGCCGATGATGCAGGTTGGCCTGAAAAACTTCGACCTGGTGAAATATCTGGTTGATCAGGTGCTGCAAAGCGACAGCGACCGTATGGAAGCCCTGCGCGCCTATGTCCCTCAGGCGAAGCAGGAAGACTGGCGTCTGGTGACGGCGGGTCAACGTGTGCAGATCATCAAGAACGATGAGAAAGACGGCGGTGTGTTGCGTCTCGGCACTGAAGTGGTCACCTCACAAGATGGCACGATTTCGGCGCTGTTGGGCGCATCACCGGGGGCATCCACTGCCGCACCGATTATGCTCGAACTGATGGCGAAAGCCTTCCCGGAACAGATGCGTTCACCTGAGTGGCAGACCAGAATCCGTGCCGTGATCCCCTCATGGGGCCGTAAGCTGAACGGTGACGTGGCGTTGACGGAGAAAGTGCTGGCCGACACCAGCCGTGTGCTGCAACTCGACTACGCACCGGTAACACCGATGGCGGCGAACGACGAAGGTCGTGAAACCGCACATGTCGTGGGGAAATAGCAGCGGTCTGACTCCGCAGGGGTTCCGCCCGCCAGACATGGCCGAGTTTCAGCCACAACGTGCAGGCGGACGGGCAAAGGTCCGAAGGCGCGGACCTTTGCAATCCGCGCCCTGCGGCGTCCTCGCGCAGCGCTTCGCGCTGTTCCCTCGCTTATCACTCAGGCCGCACGGACCGCGCGGATTCGCCATCCATGGCTCATTCCGCTCTCTCGCCGCATCCATGCGGCTCGTCCTGGCCTTCCCTCTGCGCTCGGCGCTGTGGATGCCGCCAACACCCCGTCTGCAAGACCATCGAATAAAAACCAACAGCAAAAGAAAAACCAAAAACCGGCATGGCTGGGACAGCGGGGGTGTGAGCGCCATCCGAACTCGCTGAGTGCGGGAACGATTCCAGGATGAGCCGCATGGATGCGGCGAAAGGCGGCGTTGAGCAGGAGCGAATCGACGCCGGTCCGTCGGAAGCGTGAGTAAGCGAAGGGACCGCGAAGCGGCGAGGCAGGCGGCGCAGGGCCGGGGAATGCAAAGGGGACGGCCAGGTCCCCTTTGCTCGGTCGCCGCACCGGCGAACTGAAACTGCCAGTGCCTGTAGCGAACGAAACCACGCCATAGCAAACGAAATCACACGGAGGCGAACGAAATCGCGTCAACCAACATCCATCCGGTGGTCACCACCAGCGACAGCGCCATCAGGCTATTGAAGGCCTGACGCTTCCAGGCAATTTGCAGATGGTTGCGTAAGCGATCGCCCAGCGCTGCCCAAATCAGAATGCACGGCAGGTTCAACAGCGCAAATCCCACCACGATTGCCATTACCCCATTGCTGTTGGCATACATCAGCGCCACGTTAGTCGCCATCAGCCACGCTTTGGGGTTGACCGCCTGGAAGCAGGCTCCGGCAAGCACCGTCATCGGCTGGACGCTTTCCCGCGCTTGCGGCGCTCCGGCACGAAAGATCTTCCATGACAGCCACAGCAGGTAGCCACATCCCACCAACGTTAACGGCAGGCGCACGGCGCTCATCCAGTGCAGCAGCACCTCCAGCGCGACCCCGGCCAGTACCACCTGTACCGCGCAGCCCAGCATGATACCCAGCACCATCGGCAGGGTACGTTTCAGGCCAAAATTCACCCCGGAGGTTGCCAGCAGCAGGTTGTTCGGGCCGGGGGTGATCGACATAACGGTGACATAACTGAAGAAAGAGGGATCGAGCATGATGCAGTTCCTGATTGATCAACATAACGTCATGCTAATCGTCACGACGCAATGGAAACAGAGACACAAAATGACTATTGTTATGGTTACAGTTTGCCAATTTGTTAATTGTACCCATCGAATGTGGAGGCTTTTGTGTCCCTACCTCTTTCCTCTGGCCAGACGTTGTACCAACAACTTGCCGACAGCTTTGCGGAGTCTATCCACCAGGGGACGCTCAAGCCCGGTAAACGTCTGCCCGCGATACGCCGGGTGGCACAATCCCATCAGGTCAGCATCAATACGGTGCTCAATGCCTGGCAAATCCTCGAAGATCGCGGCCTGATCGAAGCACGCCCTCAGTCCGGGTATTACGTGCGCAGCGTGTTACCCGCCTTGACGCGCCCGGTGCAGAAAATGCGCGCACAGGTGGATGACCCCAGTGCACAAAAGCTGGAGCTGATTGAACAGGTGTTTGCAGCGCAGAATAATCCGGACTACACCAATATCTCGCTGGCCTGCCCGCAGGATAGCGAGCTGTTTCCCGCCGCACGGCTGGGACGCATTACCGCGTCCCTGGTCCGTCGCGATCCGGATCTCATCGGTCGCTACGTGCTTCCGCCGGGTAGTAAGCGCTTACGGGAGGAGATTGCCCGCCGCAGCCTGCACGTGGGTATCAATCTGACGGTCGACGACATCACCCTCACCCACGGCTGCATGGAAGCGTTGCAGCTGGCGTTACGCGCGGTAACTCAGCCCGGCGACTGCGTTGGACTGGAATCCCCCACCTACTTCTTTCTCTTCCCGCTACTGGCCTCACTCGGGCTGAAGGCGCTGGAGATTCCGACCGATCCGCAACAAGGGTTATCGCTGGACGCGCTGGAGATGTTATTGCAGGAGCAACGTATCCAGGCGCTGATCGCTATGCCTGGCGCACAGAATCCACTCGGTTACGTGATGCCACTGGCGAATAAGAAACGCCTGGCGAAGTTGGTGAATACTTACCAGCTTCCACTGATTGAAGATGGTCTGTACGACGAATTGCAGTTTGACTGGCCACTGTCACCGCCGGTCAAGGCGTTCGACAGCGAGGGCTGGGTGATCTACTGCACCAGCTTTACCAAAACCGTGGCCCCGGATTTTCGCGTTGGCTGGACGGCAGCAGGCCGTTTTCACGACAAAATTGCCCGGCTGAAGGCGGTGTCCTCGATGTCGGAGTCACGCCTGTTGAGCGAAGTGCTGGCAGAGTTTCTCGCCAGCGGTGGCTACGATCACCATCTGCGCACCCTGCGCCGTCGCTACGCGGCCAACCTTGATGCGGCGCGCGGTATTATCGCCCGCCATTTCCCACAAGGGACGCGCGCTACCCTGCCGCGGGGTGGCTTTGTGTTTTGGCTAGAGTTGCCGGGAAAAGTGGATACCGTGGAGATGTTTCATCGGTTGTTGCAAGAGCAAATTTGCGTCACGCCGGGTGCGCTGTACTCACTGAGTGAGCGCTACACCCATGCGCTGCGCCTCTCCTGCTGCTATCCGTTCGATGCGCGTTACACCTGGGCACTGGAGCGTACCGGCGCGCTGGCCTGCGAATTAAGCGGTCTGCCGCCGGGACAGGATCAAGGCGTGCCGTTGCGGCCCCAGGTGGTATAGCCTTCGCGTTCCGTCAGGCGTTCGTAATAGGTCCGTACTGCTGGCAGGTCGGCATGGTCCAGCGGGGTTTCAAACCAGCGGTTCACCGCCAAACCGACCGGAATATCCGCCAGCGTAAAGTTGCGACCTGCTACGTAGCGCCCGGTTTTTTCCAGTTGCTGGTTGAGAATACCCATGGTGTGATTCCAGCCCTTGCAGGCCGCCGCCAGCAGGCGTTCATCCTGGTGGGCAGGGGAATTGCGCACCAGCGACATAAACGCATAGCGCCATGAAGTGTTAAGTTCAGTGGCTTGCCAGTCGGTCCATTGATCGATCGGCGCACGGGCGCGGGGATTTTCCGGGTAGAGCCACTCACCGCCGTAACTGGTGGCGAGATAGCGCAGGATGGCATTGGATTCCCACATGACGAAATCGTCTTCGATAATCACCGGGATCATGGCATTGGGGTTGAGCGCCAGAAAGTCAGGCGAATGCAGCGATTTGTTTTCATCGCCCCAGACTTCGTGTTCATAAGGGATATCCAGCTCTGCACACAGCCACAACACTTTGCGCACGTTAATTGACGATGTGCGGCCAAGAATTTTTAACATAGCGAACTCCGGTTGCATAATTGTTAATCTATTCATAGCCCTATTGATTACCTTTAGCAATTAACATCATGTAAATCCGGATTTCAGACCACCTCAACGAGGAAGGAGTGCCAATGAAGGTCGCGTTTAAACAAGTGGATGTCTTTACCTCATCAGCCTTTCGCGGTAATCCGCTGGCGGTGATCATGGATGCGCAGGGATTAAGCGATGCGCAGCTGGCCGCCATTGCGCGCTGGACCAATTTGTCGGAAACCACCTTTGTACTGCCCCCTACGGCTGCCGCCGCGGATTATCGCGTGCGCATCTTTACCCCGGGTGGCGAGCTGCCGTTTGCCGGACATCCGACACTTGGCACTGCTCATGCACTGCTTGAAGCGGGCTGGCCACTGAAGACACCGGGCAAAATTGTGCAGGAGTGCGGCGTGGGTCTGGTGGACGTCAGGATCAGTGCTGACGGTGCGCTGGCCTTCGCCGCCCCGGCAGCCAGTCTGACGCCTTTCAGCGATGCGCTGATCGGCAGCGCCATCAACAGCGACGCCTTAGATGACACCCAGTCGCCAACGGTGGTGGATATGGGGATTCGCTGGCTGCTGTTACCCATGACCAGTGCTGCGGCGGTACGAGAGATTCAGGCCAATGCCAGCGACCTGCTGCGCTTGCAAAAACACGCTAAGGTGAATGGCATCGCCCCGTTTGGCCCACTGCCACAGGGAGAAAGCGAGCAATATGAATTGCGCGCGTTGTTTATCGAGAATGGCACTCTGGTGGAAGACCCGGTGACCGGCAGCGCCAACGCCTGTCTGGCACGCTATTTCGCGGCACAGGGCCACAGCACTGACTACCACGCCCGTCAGGGTAGCGTGATTCAGCGTGACGGACGGATTCAGGTCAGTTTCACCGCCGAGAGCATCTGGATCGGCGGTCAGACAGTGACGGTGATCGACGGCACCATCGAGGTATAACGCACCGATGCAAATTGCGCGATAAATCGCGCCGCTACGGTGTCGGCAAGTATTTGTAGCGGCGCAATTTATTGCGCGGGGATTGATTAGAGCGCTTGCCCGCCGGATGCTTCGATGCGCTGCGCGGTGATCCAGCCGGTTTCATCGCTCAGGATCGCACTGACTGCGTCGCCGATATCATCCGGCAGCCCCACGCGGCCCAGCGCCGTCAGCGAGGCAATGGTGTCGTTGATTTCTTTGGTGTCGCGAACGCGGCCACCACCGAAATCCGTCTCAATCGCGCCCGGTGCCAGGATGTTGACGCGGATACGCCGCTCACCCAGCTCTTTCGCCTGGTAGCGCGTCAGCACTTCCATCGCCCCTTTCATGGACGCATAGGTACTTGAACCCGGATAGGTGATGCGCGTCAGGCCGCTGGAGATATTGAGAATACGGCCACCATCAATAATCACTGGCAGCAGCTTCTGGGTAAGGAAGTACGGCCCTTTAAAGTGCACGTTGACCAATGCGTCAAACTCATCCTCGGTGGTTTCGCTGAACAGCTTGTAGTGACCGTGCCCGGCGTTGTTCACTAAGTAGTCAAAGTTGTCTCGCTGCCACACCTTTTGCAGCGTCTCTTTAACCTGGCTCACAAAGCCATCAAACTGGCGGATGTCACCGACATCCAGCAGCAGCGCGGCAGCACGCGCCCCCAGCGCTTCAATCTCCTTCACCACCGCCTCTGCTTCTTCTGCATGGCTACGGTAGGTAAAAATAATATCGGTGCCTTTTGCGGCCAGTTTTAGCGCGGCATTCTTGCCTAAACCGCGGTTGCCGCCGGTAATCAACGCAATTTTGTGACTCATGATTCGCTCCTGTTGCAAAATTGAACACGTTTCAAGGATATTCTCTGAGGTTTGATCTATAAACTCGTTGTAATGCGCTGCACTGTTTCACTAACAACAACAATCGGTGAACAACATGGATAAAATTCACGCAATGCAGGTTTTTGTGCGGGTGGCAGAAATGGGCAGTTTTACCCGCGCGGCAGAGAGCCTTGGTTTGCCGAAAGGCAGCGTATCGCGCCAGTTACAGGCGCTGGAAAATCAAATGGGTACACGGTTGCTCCATCGCACCACGCGCCGTGTCCATCTCACCCAGGATGGGCTGGTTTATTACGATCGCTGCCTCGATTTGCTGTCGATGCTGGATGATATGGACAGCCTGTTTCAGCATGACCCGGCGACGCTGAGCGGCAAATTACGCGTGGATATGTCGGTCGCCATGGCGACCGGTTTTATCCTGCCGCGTTTGCCGGAGTTCTTGCAGCACTATCCCGGCATTGAGATTGAGCTTAGCAGCAGCGATCGCCAGGTGGATGTGATCCGTGAAGGATTTGACTGCGTGATACGCGTGGGGGAACTGAAAGATTCCGGCCTGATTGCGCGTAAAATCGGAACCCATGCCTTGATTAACTGCGCCAGCCCCGATTACCTTTCCCGCTTCGGTAGGCCGGTGCGCCTCGAAGATTTATCGCAGCATGCGATGGTGCATTACACCCAGCAGTTGGGCCAGCCGTCGTCAGGCTTTGAATATTTTGATGGCAAGCAGACGCACTATATTCAGACCGGCGGCGTGGTGACGGTCAACAGTACCGAAACCTATCGCGCGGCCTGTATTGCCGGGCTGGGGATTATTCAGGTGCCCGCGATTGGCGTGCAGCCGTTGCTGGAGTCCGGGCAACTGGTGGAGGTGCTGCATCACTTCCCGGCTAAACCGATGCCGATTTCGTTGCTCTATCCGCATCGACGCAATGTCGCGCGTCGTGTACGGGTGTTTATGGAGTGGTTGAGCCAGGTCTTGCAGGAGTACGTCACTTAGCAGGCTATAATTTTAATTTCGCTGTGAACAGGATGATGAATGTCTATGACGGACGAAAAATATCAGGAAAAGGCGGCTGAGCAAAAGCCGCTGATTGATCTGAAAACCGGTAACCAGCACGTGGACCGCTCGATTGTGCATGTCTCGCGCTTCGCGGCCTGGTTTCAGGCCATCCCGGCGGTAGCCCATTTTCTGCGCGCGCTGGAGCGATTTAACGATCGCCTCGGCAGCCAGTTTGGTGCCGCCATTACTTACTTCTCGTTTCTCTCATTGATACCGATTTTGATGGTCTCCTTTGCGGCGGTCGGTTTTGTGCTGGCGTCGAATCAGGATTTACTCACGGAGTTGATCAACAAAATCGTCAACAGTATCAGCGATCCCAACCTCGCCAATACCCTGAAAAACACCGTCAATACTGCCATTCAGCAACGCGCGACCGTTGGCCTGACCGGCCTGCTGCTGGCGCTCTACTCAGGCATTAACTGGATGGGTAACCTGCGCGAAGCGATTCGCGCGCAATCACGCGATGTGTGGGAACGGAAACCTGATGATCAGGAAAAATTCTGGAAGAAATATATTCGTGATTTTATCTCGCTCACCGGCCTGATGCTGGCGCTGGTCATCACGTTATCCCTGACCTCAGTGGCCGGAGCGGCGCAGGCGGCGATTGTGCAGGCACTGGGGTTGGATCATATTGAGTGGCTGCGCCCGGCATTGACCATCATTACCCTGATCATCTCCATCTTTGCTAATTATCTGCTGTTCCTGTGGATTTTCTGGATTCTGCCCCGCCATAAACCGCGTAAGAAAGCGCTGTTTCGCGGCACCTTGCTGGCGGCTATCGGCTTCGAAGTGATTAAGTTTGTCATGACCATTACCCTGCCAAAACTGGCAACCTCACCCTCCGGCGCGGCTTTCGGTTCGGTTTTGGGTCTGATGGCCTTTTTCTATTTCTTTGCGCGTCTGACGCTGTTCTGTGCCGCCTGGATCGCCACCGCCAGATATAAAGATGATAAAGAGATGCCGCAGCCCCACCAGCAACATTAGTTACATTTGCCGCAACAGCCAAAAATGTTCCCCATTGGCTGTTTTTGCGGCAAAACCCAGCAGGAATCGCTAAAGGGTCACTTTTATTTGGCCCTTTTGCAGAGATTCCCGCCAAAAAAGCCGCCGTTCCCCTTCCCATCCGCCGCCGATTGCATGAACTCAGAAATTATCCTCTTTTTCGCCGAAAAAGCCTGTTGCGACGGGGTTTTTCGCCATTGAATGACGCAAAACAGGTGCGTAAGATTCTTTGTTTCAATTTACAATTAAGAAACAGTTATGCAAGCCTCCATCACAGAACCACTCGACAAAAAACACGACGACACGCCCGTTAATTCACGCGGCAAAGTGGTTGTGGCATCTCTTGTCGGCACCGCAATTGAATTCTTCGATTTCTACATCTACGCCACTGCGGCGGTGATTGTTTTCCCACATATTTTCTTCCCACAAGGTGATGCCACGGTCGCGACGCTACAGTCCCTGGCAACCTTTGCCATTGCCTTCGTTGCACGTCCGATTGGTTCAGCGGTGTTTGGTCACTTTGGCGACCGCGTGGGCCGTAAAGCCACACTGGTGGCTTCGCTGCTGACCATGGGGGTCTCAACCGTACTGATCGGCCTGCTGCCGGGTTACCAGACCATTGGTGTCGCTGCGCCGCTGCTGCTGGCGCTGGCACGTTTTGGTCAGGGTCTGGGCCTCGGCGGTGAATGGGGCGGTGCTGCGTTGCTGGCAACCGAGAATGCCCCGGCGAAAAAACGTGCGCTGTACGGCTCGTTCCCGCAGCTGGGCGCGCCGATTGGCTTCTTCTTCGCTAACGGCACCTTCCTGCTGCTCTCCTGGCTGCTGACTGACGAGCAGTTCATGCAATGGGGCTGGCGTGTACCTTTTATCCTCTCAGCGGTGCTGGTAATTATCGGTTTGTATGTGCGTGTGTCGCTGCATGAAAGCCCGGTGTTTGCCAAAGTACAGAAAGAGAAAAAACAGGTACGCGTACCGATTGGCACCCTGCTGAGCAAACATCTGCTCGCGACCATCCTCGGCACCTTTATCATGCTCGCCACCTACACGCTGTTCTACATCATGACCGTGTATTCCATGAGCTACGGCACCGCGCCTGCGCCGGTCGGTCTTGGCTATTCACGTAACAGCTTCCTGTGGATGCTGATGGTGGCAGTAATTGGTTTTGGTGTGATGGTACCGATTGCGGGCCTGCTGGCTGACCGTTTCGGTCGCCGTAAAACCATGATCACCATTACCCTGATGATTATCGCGTTCGCCTTTATGTTCCCGGCGCTGCTCGGTTCGGGTTCACAAGTGCTGGTGATGGGCTTCCTGCTGCTCGGCCTGAGCATTATGGGCCTGACCTTTGGTCCGATGGGCGCATTGCTGCCAGAACTGTTCCCGACGGAAGTGCGTTATACCGGTGCCTCGTTCTCGTATAACCTGTCGTCGATTCTGGGGGCATCCGTTGCACCTTATATCGCAACCTGGTTGAACGCGAACTACGGTTTGCAGGCGGTGGGTTTCTATCTGGCTTCGATGGCGGCATTGACCTTGATTGCGTTGATTGCCTGCAAAGAGACACGTAATCAGACGTTGTATGAAGCGGTGTGATGCGCTGAAGTGTTAAATACGAAACCCGGCTCAGGCCGGGTTTTTTATTGGGGTAAGGTGCGGCTTGTTACCCTCACCCTAACCCTCTCCCGCAAGCGGGAGAGGGAACTGATCGAGCCTATGGCACATCTCCCTCTCCCATAAACGGGGAGGGCACCGATCGAGCATATGGCACACCTCCCTCTCCCTCATGGGAGAGGGCCGGGGTGAGGGTAACAGCACGCACCTTAACAAAAAAACCCCGGCAAGCCGGGGTTTTTCGTTGCTGAAAACTGTGTCGCGAACGGATTAACCCGCTACGGCGATACGTTTCATGTCGGTCATGTAGCCACGCAGTTTGCGGCCAACCGCTTCGATCGGGTGCTGACGAATCGCTTCGTTCACGTCACGCAGCTGCGCGTTGTCTACCTGAGTGCCTTCCACTGCTTTGCCCAGGTCGCCCGGTTGCAGGGTAGTCATGAACTCTTTCAGCAGCGGTACAGCCGCGAAGGAGAACAGGTAGTTACCGTATTCAGCAGTATCAGAGATAACGACGTTCATTTCATACAGGCGCTTACGTGCGATGGTGTTCGCGATCAGCGGCAGCTCGTGCAGTGATTCGTAGTAAGCAGACTCTTCAATGATGCCCGCGTCGATCATGGTTTCGAATGCCAGCTCAACGCCTGCTTTCACCATGGCAACCATCAGAACGCCTTTGTCGTAGTATTCCTGCTCTTCGATTTTGCCAGCGAACTGCGGTGCGGTTTCGAACGCGGTTTTACCGGTCTCTTCACGCCAGGTCAGCAGGTTTTTGTCGTCATTGGCCCAGTCAGCCATCATGCCAGAAGAGAACTCACCAGAGATGATGTCATCCATGTGCTTCTGGAACAGCGGAGCCATGATGCCTTTCAGCTGCTCTGACAGTGCGTAAGCACGCAGTTTAGCCGGGTTAGACAGGCGATCCATCATCAGGGTGATACCGCCGAATTTCAGCGATTCGGTGATGGTTTCCCAGCCGAACTGAATCAGTTTCTCAACGTAAGCAGCATCGTTACCTTCTGCCACCAGCTTGTCGAAGCACAGCAGAGAACCGGCCTGCAACATACCGCACAGGATGGTCTGCTCACCCATCAGGTCAGATTTCACTTCAGCAACGAAAGAGGATTCCAGTACGCCAGCACGGTCACCACCGGTCGCCGAGGCCCAGGCTTTAGCAATCGCCAGACCTTCGCCTTTCGGATCGTTTTCCGGGTGAACCGCAATCAGGGTCGGCACACCGAAGCCACGCTTGTACTCTTCACGAACTTCAGTACCCGGGCACTTCGGTGCCACCATCACCACGGTGATGTCTTTACGGATGGTTTCGCCCACTTCAACGATGTTGAAACCGTGTGAGTAGCCCAGCGCTGCGCCGTCTTTCATCAGCGGTTGTACCGCCTGCACCACCGCAGAGTGCTGCTTGTCCGGCGTCAGGTTAACCACCAGGTCAGCCTGCGGGATCAGCTCTTCGTAAGTACCCACTTTGAAGCCGTTATCGGTCGCTTTGCGGAAGGAAGCACGCTTTTCAGCAATCGCTTCAGCACGCAGGGCGTAAGCAATGTCCAGACCGGAATCACGCATGTTCAGACCCTGGTTCAGGCCCTGAGCACCACAGCCAACGATGACGACTTTTTTCCCTTTCAGGAAGCTGGCGCCATCCGCGAATTCATCGCGCGCCATGAAACGACATTTGCCTAACTGCGCTAACTGGTTGCGCAGGTTCAAAGTGTTGAAGTAGTTAGCCATGGGTACTCCGGTTTGATGTTGTGTTTGCTTTGTTCAGTAACGACGCCATAACCAGCGTCGCGAATGACCCCATCATATGACAGGAAATCTGTTGCTTAAATTGATATATTTACAAGGTCACGTTGCAGGATTTGCAATATTACTTCGAGGTTACCCGCGCATGGATTTACGAGACCTGAAACTCTTCCTCCATCTGGCCGAAAGTTGCCACTTTGGCCGCACAGCACGCGCCATGCATGTCAGCCCATCTACCCTGTCGCGCCAGATCCAGCGCCTTGAGGAGGATGTCGGCCACGCGCTGTTTTTGCGTGATAACCGTACCGTGACGCTGACCGAAGCCGGTGAACGGCTGCGTCAGTTTGCCCAGCAAACTCTGCTGCAATATCAGCAACTGCGTCATGTGATGGACCTGAACGGCCCCTCGCTCAGTGGCGAGTTACGTCTGTTTTGTTCGGTTACAGCAGCCTACAGTCATCTGCCGCCGATTCTCGATCGCTTTCGCGCGGAACACCCGCAGGTGGAGATCAAGCTCACCACCGGCGATGCCGCCGATGCAATTGAAATGGTGCAGTCCGGTGAAGCTGACCTGGCGATTGCCGGTCGTCCTGAATCGCTGCCCGCCAGCATAGATTTTACGCCACTTGGGCTGATTCCGCTGGTCCTGATCGCCCCGGCGTTGCCCTGTCCGGTGCGTAACCAGGCGACACAGGATGAACCTGACTGGTCGTTGATTCCGTTTATCCTGCCGGAACAAGGGCCTGCACGACGGGGAATTGATCTGTGGTTTCGCCGCCGCCGTATCCCCAATCCGCT
The DNA window shown above is from Pantoea sp. At-9b and carries:
- a CDS encoding carboxymuconolactone decarboxylase family protein; translation: MSQRIDFYSAAPGAMKALGGVYSYLSQTGLSHSLLELVFLRVSQINGCAYCIDMHTQALHKAEMPWHKIVLTQVWHESGALFDAREQAALAWAESLTLIASQGAPQALFEQVKAVFSDKEIVDLNVAIGLMNTYNRLAISLKKLPDSAPRD
- the mqo gene encoding malate dehydrogenase (quinone) encodes the protein MSKTAVNLALAVSAAGMDSANLQERKDVDVLLIGAGVMSATLGTWLQDLEPDWSIEMVERLATVAEESSNGWNNAGTGHAALAELNYTPQKADGSIDIAKAVAINESFQISRQFWAYHVQKGNLRNPKSFIHSTPHMSFVWGDDNVEFLRKRFQALQKSTLFRGMEYSEERDQITQWIPLVMNGRDKKQKVAATWTEMGTDVNFGEVTRQLIASLEKKANFRLRMRQEVRDIKRLSDGRWQVTLFNLDSGESRLLTARQLFIGAGGAALPLLQKSGIPEVKGYAGFPVGGSFLVTENPDVVQQHMAKVYGKASVGAPPMSVPHVDTRVLDGKQVLLFGPFATFSTKFLKQGSLLDMFGAMNGSNLMPMMQVGLKNFDLVKYLVDQVLQSDSDRMEALRAYVPQAKQEDWRLVTAGQRVQIIKNDEKDGGVLRLGTEVVTSQDGTISALLGASPGASTAAPIMLELMAKAFPEQMRSPEWQTRIRAVIPSWGRKLNGDVALTEKVLADTSRVLQLDYAPVTPMAANDEGRETAHVVGK
- a CDS encoding LysE family translocator, which gives rise to MLDPSFFSYVTVMSITPGPNNLLLATSGVNFGLKRTLPMVLGIMLGCAVQVVLAGVALEVLLHWMSAVRLPLTLVGCGYLLWLSWKIFRAGAPQARESVQPMTVLAGACFQAVNPKAWLMATNVALMYANSNGVMAIVVGFALLNLPCILIWAALGDRLRNHLQIAWKRQAFNSLMALSLVVTTGWMLVDAISFASV
- a CDS encoding PLP-dependent aminotransferase family protein, with translation MSLPLSSGQTLYQQLADSFAESIHQGTLKPGKRLPAIRRVAQSHQVSINTVLNAWQILEDRGLIEARPQSGYYVRSVLPALTRPVQKMRAQVDDPSAQKLELIEQVFAAQNNPDYTNISLACPQDSELFPAARLGRITASLVRRDPDLIGRYVLPPGSKRLREEIARRSLHVGINLTVDDITLTHGCMEALQLALRAVTQPGDCVGLESPTYFFLFPLLASLGLKALEIPTDPQQGLSLDALEMLLQEQRIQALIAMPGAQNPLGYVMPLANKKRLAKLVNTYQLPLIEDGLYDELQFDWPLSPPVKAFDSEGWVIYCTSFTKTVAPDFRVGWTAAGRFHDKIARLKAVSSMSESRLLSEVLAEFLASGGYDHHLRTLRRRYAANLDAARGIIARHFPQGTRATLPRGGFVFWLELPGKVDTVEMFHRLLQEQICVTPGALYSLSERYTHALRLSCCYPFDARYTWALERTGALACELSGLPPGQDQGVPLRPQVV
- a CDS encoding glutathione S-transferase family protein, with the protein product MLKILGRTSSINVRKVLWLCAELDIPYEHEVWGDENKSLHSPDFLALNPNAMIPVIIEDDFVMWESNAILRYLATSYGGEWLYPENPRARAPIDQWTDWQATELNTSWRYAFMSLVRNSPAHQDERLLAAACKGWNHTMGILNQQLEKTGRYVAGRNFTLADIPVGLAVNRWFETPLDHADLPAVRTYYERLTEREGYTTWGRNGTP